The Natronoglycomyces albus genome has a segment encoding these proteins:
- a CDS encoding SIS domain-containing protein — protein MHQDIGEQPEVYAGLLSNQAAQIAAVAARISELKPRSIVFTARGTSDHAALYGTYLSEIRLGIPASLASPSVMSVYGGTPNYAGSLVVGVSQSGGSPDLTAVLRAASKSGATTLAITNNPDSPLAETADLHIDVAAGHERAVAATKTYTAELLALLMLIEGIRTGTGTLAAPEQELLAQLPDLASQALENSVAKELAERYRFAQKLITTGRGYAYPTARETALKLMETSYVPALAFSGADLLHGPLAMADSAVPVLAIVGSGPGGHAMREVLTRLDERRADIVTIGPHDLPGQSARMSSPDVDERVAAMLDILPLQELAMHIAIARGENPDAPRGLKKITETY, from the coding sequence ATGCACCAGGACATCGGAGAACAACCCGAGGTCTACGCAGGTCTTTTGAGTAATCAGGCAGCCCAGATCGCGGCCGTGGCCGCCCGCATTTCTGAGCTCAAACCACGCTCGATTGTGTTCACCGCGCGCGGCACCTCTGACCACGCCGCCCTCTACGGCACCTACCTCAGCGAAATTCGACTTGGCATCCCGGCCTCCCTGGCCAGCCCTTCGGTCATGAGCGTGTACGGCGGCACCCCAAACTACGCTGGCAGTCTCGTCGTCGGTGTTAGCCAGTCCGGCGGTTCCCCCGACCTCACCGCCGTACTGCGAGCCGCGAGTAAATCCGGGGCCACAACCCTGGCCATCACCAATAACCCCGACTCGCCACTAGCCGAAACCGCCGACCTGCACATCGATGTCGCGGCCGGTCACGAACGCGCTGTCGCCGCGACCAAGACCTACACCGCCGAGTTGCTGGCCCTCCTGATGCTCATCGAAGGAATACGCACCGGAACGGGGACCTTGGCCGCGCCCGAACAGGAGCTGTTGGCACAGTTGCCCGACCTCGCCTCGCAAGCCCTAGAGAACTCCGTGGCCAAAGAACTGGCCGAGCGATACCGTTTCGCGCAGAAACTGATCACGACCGGACGTGGCTACGCCTACCCGACCGCCCGAGAGACCGCGCTCAAACTCATGGAGACCTCCTACGTACCGGCCCTGGCGTTTTCGGGAGCCGACCTACTGCACGGCCCGTTGGCCATGGCCGACTCAGCCGTGCCAGTGCTGGCCATAGTCGGATCCGGGCCCGGCGGCCACGCCATGCGCGAGGTGTTGACCCGACTCGACGAGCGGCGTGCCGACATCGTCACCATCGGACCCCACGACCTTCCCGGCCAATCGGCCCGCATGAGTAGCCCTGACGTTGATGAGCGCGTCGCGGCAATGCTCGACATCCTGCCGTTGCAAGAACTGGCCATGCACATCGCCATCGCCCGGGGAGAGAACCCCGATGCGCCGCGCGGCCTGAAGAAGATCACCGAGACTTACTAA
- a CDS encoding biotin/lipoyl-binding carrier protein yields the protein MAEEVRAEIPANVLRIEVEVGQEVKAGQTLVLLESMKMEIPAVPEEPGRVARIAVAAGDVIQEGDLIAVLE from the coding sequence GTGGCCGAAGAAGTGCGAGCCGAAATTCCTGCGAACGTTCTGCGCATTGAAGTTGAGGTCGGCCAGGAGGTCAAGGCAGGTCAGACCCTGGTGCTACTGGAGTCGATGAAGATGGAAATACCTGCGGTGCCAGAGGAGCCTGGCCGGGTCGCGCGGATTGCCGTGGCCGCTGGGGATGTCATTCAAGAGGGCGACCTCATCGCAGTGCTGGAATAA
- a CDS encoding 50S ribosomal protein bL37 has product MARRARKRKGRKKKAANHGKRPNS; this is encoded by the coding sequence ATGGCTCGTCGCGCACGGAAACGCAAAGGTCGCAAAAAAAAGGCCGCCAACCACGGCAAACGACCGAACAGCTAG
- a CDS encoding TetR/AcrR family transcriptional regulator, translated as MSEQPRNTREKIQKTAIELFSEQGYEQTSLREIADRLGVTKAALYYHFKTKEEIAASFFDSYASDVDEICEWAEGEPRSIETRIEIVRRYSEVIQAHVPVLKFMYHNQAALSRLDRGSIFRERIIRLHNLMVDENDPLINKLRAWDSLSSLYSAWITYRGARHADPGELYDASMQISISLLQANDAGTDTLPSQVAVPE; from the coding sequence ATGAGCGAACAACCACGCAATACCCGCGAAAAGATCCAAAAAACCGCTATCGAGCTGTTTTCAGAACAGGGATACGAACAGACCTCGCTGCGTGAAATCGCGGACCGTCTCGGAGTGACTAAGGCGGCCCTGTACTACCACTTCAAAACCAAGGAAGAGATCGCGGCAAGTTTCTTCGACTCCTATGCCTCCGATGTCGACGAGATCTGCGAGTGGGCCGAGGGCGAACCGCGCTCCATCGAGACCCGCATCGAGATCGTTCGGCGGTACTCCGAAGTCATCCAGGCCCACGTCCCCGTCTTGAAATTCATGTATCACAACCAAGCCGCACTCTCACGGCTCGACCGGGGCTCGATTTTCCGAGAGCGAATCATCCGGCTGCACAATCTCATGGTCGACGAGAACGACCCCCTGATCAACAAATTGCGAGCCTGGGATTCTCTCAGCAGCCTGTACTCGGCGTGGATCACATATCGCGGCGCTCGCCACGCCGATCCCGGCGAACTATACGACGCGTCGATGCAGATCTCCATCAGTCTGCTCCAAGCTAATGACGCGGGCACAGATACGCTGCCTTCGCAGGTAGCGGTACCTGAATAG
- the arfB gene encoding alternative ribosome rescue aminoacyl-tRNA hydrolase ArfB, with protein MPIYVTEQVVIPEADLVWRFSRSSGPGGQGVNTTDSRAELSVDLRLTAALPENLRERVLSRLSGQLTDGVLTVAASEYRSQLQNRKAARERVAQILREALKPPPPPRRPTKPSRAAMRRRKENKRRRSQTKRLRRNDYP; from the coding sequence ATGCCTATCTATGTCACCGAACAGGTCGTCATACCTGAGGCTGACCTAGTGTGGCGGTTTTCGCGTTCGTCCGGACCCGGCGGACAGGGTGTCAACACCACCGACTCTCGCGCCGAATTGTCCGTCGACCTACGCCTGACGGCAGCCTTGCCGGAAAACTTGCGTGAGCGGGTATTGTCGCGCCTGTCCGGTCAGCTAACCGACGGGGTATTGACCGTGGCGGCCAGCGAGTACCGTTCTCAGCTGCAAAACCGCAAGGCTGCCCGGGAGCGGGTGGCGCAGATTCTGCGGGAGGCGCTTAAGCCGCCACCCCCGCCTCGGCGCCCCACGAAGCCCTCCCGGGCAGCCATGCGTCGCCGCAAGGAAAACAAACGCCGCCGTAGCCAGACCAAACGCCTGCGCCGCAACGACTATCCGTGA